The sequence GTGCGCCCACGAGCCCTGACCGATAAAGGTGGAAATTGTCGGCTCCCAGTCGGAATCTCTCAGAAACGATTTGATAGTCTCTACCCGCTCCTCGAGCCGGGTGATGCGCGTCTGGTTCAGATTGACAGTATCAGCAAGAAAATCTTTGAAATCATTGACAAGTTTCATGGGTCCCTCCGGGCCAGAGGTAGGTTATCAAATCGTTAATTTCAACTGTCGCGATAGTGAATCTGCAACCGTTTTTGATGGCCCGCTAACGGCTGCAAACGCAGCAAGAGGAATGATGGGAAACACCGATCTTCGATAGTGGGAGGAGAGTGAGGAAGCGGCTCAGCCTGACTGCAATGATCTCGCAAGATAGTCGATAGATGTCTGACACGGCGGGACGGCTGACGGCCGGATGCATGCACGGCGTAGAGTTTGGTATCCGGAGGGTAGTAGATGTCAAGTGACGAGGACAGTCGGCCGACCGATGCAACCCATCGTCGTTTGGTCTCGCTGGATACGCGTTTGCCACCAGCGCTGCCAAGGCTGACAGATAGCTTGAGGTTGCATGTCCGCTGTCGCTTTCCCCGATCCAAACGCCGTCAGTACGCGCAGCCCCAAATTAGTTATTCCAGCCAGCCCAAGCTCTTAGCTCGCCTAATGAATCTATTGCACAGGGTCGTTGGTTCTAATCCGTTCAAGGCGAAAGACCGCGCCATCGCGACTCGATCAATCGTTCGAAATGATGAAGTTCTGATTGGCAGCTTTGCGCTTTCCATCCTGCGGTTGAACTTCTCGGAAGCTGCGATGCACATCGTAGGCGGGCTGTGTCCCTTGGGGTGATCTCGAACTGCGGCGTTCTGGCGGCCGTTGTGGCCTGACCGACGTGCATCGGTGGAGGCCAAGGGATCGCAGCGAAACGCGTTTAAACGAGGCGAGCTTTTCGCCCCTGATGTATGCGTTTAACCCGGCGCGGCCGCAGGGCCGCGGCGCTCGCTTGGTCGGTGAAGGCTTTTGCGATTTGCGATCGTGCCCACCGCGCTTTCAATTTAGCCCGGATTGAGTTCAAGGAGGGAGATTGCCTGGGGCGTCATCCGAATTTAGCGCATCCGAGATGCCCACCGTTGAAGGGTCTCCGGATGCGCGGATAGCCCGCGAGATCTTGTGCACTGCCGCAAAATTTTTCTCACTGTGTGACGTTCATGGGCAAATTCTGCTTTGTCTACAGCTTTCATGGACAATAGCTTCGTCTCAAATCAAAAGGGGACGTTCATGAGAAAGTACATTGCAGGCATAATTGCGCTCGCGGCATTGACGTTGGCTGGCAGTGTCAGCGCCGAAACGATCAAGGTCGGCGTGGTGCCAGGAGTATATGCCGATTCCATCGAGGCACTCGTTCCGGAAGCGAAGGCCAAGGGCCTCGACCTCCAGGTCGTCGAATTCACCGACTGGACGACGCCGAACATCGCTCTTCAGTCGGGCGACATCGACGTAAACTACTTCCAGCACCAGCCGTTCCTGAATAACGCGATCAAGGAACGAGGCTACGATTTCAAGAGTGCCGGCATCGGCGTCCTAGCTAACATCGGTCTTTATTCGCTCAAGCATAAAAGCTTTGACGAGATCCCCGACAAAGGAACGGTCGCGATTGCGAACGACCCCGTCAACCAGGGGCGTGGCCTTCTTCTCCTGCAGACGGCAGGCCTGCTGAAGCTCAAGGATGGCGTCGGTTTCAAGGGAACGCTTGACGATATCGTCGACAACCCGAAGCACCTCACGTTCAACGAAGTCGAGGGGCCGCAGCTCTCGCGCGTCACCGCGGATGTCGATCTTGCGCAGGGCTACCCCCACTTCATCGTCGCATCGAAGGCTTTCAATCCGAGCTCGGGGCTGCTCTATTCGGGCGTCGGTGACAAGCAGTTCGCAATTGTCTTCGCGGTCCAGTCTGCGAAGGTCAACGATGCGGGCATCAAACAACTGGTTGATCTCTACCAGAAATCAGACGCCGTGAAGGCTGCGATCGACAAGGCGTTCGCTTCGGATCCTAAGCTCTATACGCTCCCATGGGTAAATTGAGCGCGACGGCCCTACGCGTGTCCCAAGCGACGGGCGGCGAGCCGAAAAATCCAGAATTAACGACAATCCCGGTAGAACACGCTCTGCCGGGACTGTCGCGAAACGTCGGTACAGTTTCCTTCACGAATGTCGAGAAACGTTACAATTCGTCGGCCGGCGAGGTGCATGCACTCAGGGGGATCTCCATCGACGTGCCGGCCGGATCGGTTTACGGGATCATCGGTCGGAGCGGTGCCGGAAAGTCGAGCCTGCTTCGCACGATCAACCGTCTGGAAAAGCCGACCGGCGGCCGGGTAACGGTCGATGGCGTCGATGTATCGACTCTTGAGGAGGACGGGCTGGTGGAGCTCCGTCGGAGGATCGGCATGATCTTCCAGCATTTCAACCTTCTGTCGTCAAAGACCGTCTGGGGCAATGTTGCGTTCCCGCTGCTCGTCGCGGGCGTTCCGAAACGCCAGATCGAAGAGCGTGTTGCGGAAGTGCTGGCGCTGGTCGGGCTCGAGGGGAAAGGGAAAACCTACCCGTCGCGATTGTCAGGCGGACAGAAGCAGCGCGTCGGTATTGCCAGGGCGCTCGTCCACCGGCCTGAGATCCTGCTTTGCGACGAGGCGACGTCCGCTCTTGATCCGGAAACGACGATGTCGATCCTCGCGCTCTTGAAGGACATCAACCGCCGGCTCAACCTGACGATCATTCTGATCACGCATGAGATGAGCGTCATTCGCGAAATCTGCGACCAGGTTCTCGTTCTCGATGAGGGAAGTGTCGCAGAATCGGGCCCTGTTTGGCAGGTCTTTGGAAACCCGATCCACCCTGCAACGCGGGCGCTGCTGCAACCATTGAACCGTGACATTCCGGAAGACGTCAAAAGCCGTCTTCGCGATCAACCGGACGGAGAAGCGACGCGGACAATCATGGAGCTGTCCTATTCGGGTGAGGGCGGGCTGGAACCCGACGTCGCCGCGATCGCGAATGCTCTAGGCACGTCGACGCGGGTTCTGCAAAGTTCGCTCGATCGCATTCAGGGACATGTGAGCGGGCGTCTGCTCATTTCCGTCAACGAGGTGAGAACGAGGGTGCCGCCTGGCCTCGAAGGTCTCGCTCATCAAGTCAGGATACTCGGCTATGTCGGCGATGATGTATGAACGCCTGTGGCAGGCGTTGCTCGACACGATTGCGATGGTTGGGGTTTCCTCTCTAATCGCATTTGCGGCAGGAATTCCGCTTGCTGTCTTTCTGGTGCTGGCCCAGCCTGGCGGACTGATCGAGGCGCCCAAGACGCAGCGCGTACTGGCAGCGATCATCAACGGTTTTCGCGCGACACCGTTCATCGTTCTTCTCGTTGCGTTGCTGCCACTTACCCGTCTGATCACCGGGACGACCATCGGCGTCTGGGCGGCCGCAGTGCCCTTGTCCATCAGTGCGACACCATTCTTCGCCCGGATCGCCGAGGTCAGTCTTCGCGAGGTCGATCCCGGCCTGATCGAAGCGGCGCAGGCGATCGGGTGCCGACGGTGGCATATCGTCCGTCATGTCCTGATCCCTGAAGCACTCCCCAGCATCATTGGCGGTTTCACGATCACGCTCGTTAGCGTCATCGGCGCCTCCGCAATGGCAGGTGCTGTCGGCGCGGGTGGTCTTGGAGACATGGCCATCCGCTATGGATACCAGCGCTTTGACACGACCGTCATGGCGGCGGTGATCGTTGTCCTGATCGCGCTGGTCTGCCTCGTGCAGTTCGCCGGCGATAGCGCCGTGCGATACCTGGCGCGCGATGATCTGAAAGATCGATACACGACATGACCAATCAGAATCCTCATTCTCGCGATACAGCCGGACGCCGTCCATCGGCTCCTGTGCGGCCGCATCTCATTACCAGTGATCAGGAGGCTTTGGACATTGCTTCTCGATTGGCGGAGCGCTTTGTGGTCCGAGCTTCCGAGCGTGACGCCAAAAGGCTGCTGCCCTGGGAGGAGGTCAACGAATACACCGCAAGCGGTCTTGGCGGAATGACGATCCCGAAGGCATTCGGCGGAGCGGAAGTGTCGAACGTCACCCTGGCGAAGGTGTTCGAAACCCTCTGCGCGGCGGATCCCGCCCTCGGCCAAATCCCTCAGAACCAGTTTGGCGTGCTCGCGTTGCTGAAGGACGTCGGCTCCGACGCCCAGAAGGCCCGGATCTTCGGCGATGTCCTCAATGGATTCCGCATCGGGAATGCTGGCCCGGAGAAAAAGACGAAATCGGTGGCCGTCAGCACGACTATACTGCGATCGACGGCAGACGGCCCGCGACTGACCGGCCGTCGCTTTTATTCGACGGGAGCGATCTTTGCGCACTGGATACCGACAAGGGCGATTGATGACGAAGGGCGAGCCATCCAGGTCTGGGCTGCCCATGATGCACCTGGTGTGACTGTCATCGACGACTGGTCGTCCTTCGGCCAGCGCACGACAGCCAGTGGCTCCGTCGGGTTCGCTGATGTCCCCATCGACCCGGAACTCGTCTTCCCGGTCTGGTCCTATGCCGACCGTCCCGGTCTCGCCGGTCCGATTTCCCAGCTCGTGCAGGCTTCCATCGATTCGGGGATTGCGGCGGCCGCGGTCGGCGATGCCGTGGCGTTTGTCCGAGATCGTGCAAGGCCATGGGTCGATTCCGGCGTCTCCTCAGCAACCGACGATCCAACGATCATCCACTCGGTCGGCAGCCTCTACACGGATCTTCATGCAGCGCAAGCAATCCTGTATGAAGCGGCCGAGACGATAGATCGGGTTGCCCAAGAAAAAGTCACGGACGCGTCCAGCGCTTTGGCGTCTGTCGCAGTCGCCGAGGCAAAGATCCTGACCACCGAGATCGCGCTTGCGGCGACCGAACAGCTTTTCGACCTTGCGGGCTCGGCCTCGACACGGGAGGCACACAATCTCGGCCGCCACTGGCGAAACGCGCGTGTCCATACCCTGCACGATCCGGTGCGCTGGAAATACCACCTTCTCGGAAAATATGAGCTGACCGGCGCTTATCCAGCCAGACATCAGTGGAATTGAGGCGCCGATGACCAACGCATCACCATCATCGTCCATCGAGCCCATCCGACGCCGCCCGGCATCAATTGCCAGCGACGAAGAAGCGATTGCGGCGG comes from Rhizobium sp. NXC24 and encodes:
- a CDS encoding methionine ABC transporter permease, with translation MSAMMYERLWQALLDTIAMVGVSSLIAFAAGIPLAVFLVLAQPGGLIEAPKTQRVLAAIINGFRATPFIVLLVALLPLTRLITGTTIGVWAAAVPLSISATPFFARIAEVSLREVDPGLIEAAQAIGCRRWHIVRHVLIPEALPSIIGGFTITLVSVIGASAMAGAVGAGGLGDMAIRYGYQRFDTTVMAAVIVVLIALVCLVQFAGDSAVRYLARDDLKDRYTT
- a CDS encoding SfnB family sulfur acquisition oxidoreductase, which translates into the protein MTNQNPHSRDTAGRRPSAPVRPHLITSDQEALDIASRLAERFVVRASERDAKRLLPWEEVNEYTASGLGGMTIPKAFGGAEVSNVTLAKVFETLCAADPALGQIPQNQFGVLALLKDVGSDAQKARIFGDVLNGFRIGNAGPEKKTKSVAVSTTILRSTADGPRLTGRRFYSTGAIFAHWIPTRAIDDEGRAIQVWAAHDAPGVTVIDDWSSFGQRTTASGSVGFADVPIDPELVFPVWSYADRPGLAGPISQLVQASIDSGIAAAAVGDAVAFVRDRARPWVDSGVSSATDDPTIIHSVGSLYTDLHAAQAILYEAAETIDRVAQEKVTDASSALASVAVAEAKILTTEIALAATEQLFDLAGSASTREAHNLGRHWRNARVHTLHDPVRWKYHLLGKYELTGAYPARHQWN
- a CDS encoding ATP-binding cassette domain-containing protein, translated to MSQATGGEPKNPELTTIPVEHALPGLSRNVGTVSFTNVEKRYNSSAGEVHALRGISIDVPAGSVYGIIGRSGAGKSSLLRTINRLEKPTGGRVTVDGVDVSTLEEDGLVELRRRIGMIFQHFNLLSSKTVWGNVAFPLLVAGVPKRQIEERVAEVLALVGLEGKGKTYPSRLSGGQKQRVGIARALVHRPEILLCDEATSALDPETTMSILALLKDINRRLNLTIILITHEMSVIREICDQVLVLDEGSVAESGPVWQVFGNPIHPATRALLQPLNRDIPEDVKSRLRDQPDGEATRTIMELSYSGEGGLEPDVAAIANALGTSTRVLQSSLDRIQGHVSGRLLISVNEVRTRVPPGLEGLAHQVRILGYVGDDV
- a CDS encoding MetQ/NlpA family ABC transporter substrate-binding protein, yielding MRKYIAGIIALAALTLAGSVSAETIKVGVVPGVYADSIEALVPEAKAKGLDLQVVEFTDWTTPNIALQSGDIDVNYFQHQPFLNNAIKERGYDFKSAGIGVLANIGLYSLKHKSFDEIPDKGTVAIANDPVNQGRGLLLLQTAGLLKLKDGVGFKGTLDDIVDNPKHLTFNEVEGPQLSRVTADVDLAQGYPHFIVASKAFNPSSGLLYSGVGDKQFAIVFAVQSAKVNDAGIKQLVDLYQKSDAVKAAIDKAFASDPKLYTLPWVN